From a region of the Terriglobales bacterium genome:
- a CDS encoding TlpA disulfide reductase family protein, whose amino-acid sequence MDDSQEDVEKFVKEMGVHYTIVMGRDSVADAYGGVPYLPGTFYIDRTGKIVDRVFGLAGHGDIEENIKRSLAQGAAPVNASTPTPEASKPQEQKQ is encoded by the coding sequence CCATGGACGACTCCCAGGAGGACGTGGAGAAGTTCGTCAAGGAGATGGGCGTCCACTACACCATCGTGATGGGGCGCGATTCGGTGGCCGACGCCTATGGCGGCGTGCCGTATCTCCCGGGCACGTTCTACATCGACCGCACCGGCAAGATCGTGGACCGGGTCTTCGGCCTGGCCGGACACGGCGACATCGAGGAGAACATCAAGCGCTCGCTGGCCCAGGGGGCGGCCCCGGTGAATGCATCCACGCCAACGCCCGAGGCATCGAAACCCCAGGAACAGAAACAATGA
- a CDS encoding protein-disulfide reductase DsbD N-terminal domain-containing protein yields the protein MRLRLQSVLALLALLAAGALAQDSLVPKTPIVIAMPPEAAAVAPGGNVRVELRFRVSPGYHINSNKPHSEFLIPTRLKLSPPANLTPGSIVYPEGTDLTFAFSPGEKLNVYAGDFTVRAELRALGSAPAGSYKVLGELRFQACTDRACFPPTKLPVEFEVTVRKPRS from the coding sequence ATGAGGCTCCGGCTCCAATCCGTGTTGGCCCTGCTGGCGTTGCTCGCGGCCGGAGCGCTGGCGCAGGATTCGCTCGTCCCCAAGACGCCCATCGTCATCGCCATGCCGCCGGAGGCGGCGGCCGTGGCTCCGGGCGGGAACGTTCGGGTGGAGCTGCGCTTCCGCGTCAGCCCCGGCTATCACATTAACTCCAACAAACCTCACTCGGAGTTCCTCATCCCCACGCGGCTGAAGTTGAGCCCCCCGGCGAACCTTACGCCGGGTAGCATCGTCTATCCGGAGGGGACGGATCTGACCTTCGCTTTTTCGCCCGGGGAGAAGCTGAACGTCTATGCCGGTGACTTCACGGTGCGCGCCGAGCTGCGCGCCCTGGGTTCCGCGCCCGCGGGGAGCTACAAGGTGCTGGGCGAACTGCGCTTCCAGGCCTGCACCGACCGCGCCTGCTTCCCGCCCACCAAGCTCCCGGTGGAATTCGAAGTCACGGTGCGCAAGCCCCGTTCTTAG
- a CDS encoding CocE/NonD family hydrolase, translating to MKTIDRVRTLILLAPVLGALLLFVEPSAAQSAPPPPAYPALPSETPTKLVPATDSFDYIRRDVMIPMRDGVKLHTVILVPKGAKGAPILLTRTPYNATELTSHSPSAHLGPILNGYDNATDVIVEGGYIRVVQDVRGKYGSEGDYVMNRPLHGPQNPTPVDHATDTYDTIDWLVKNIPESNGKVGILGISYDGFLPLMALVNPHPALKVAVPMNPMVDGWMGDDWFHYGAFRQQNMPYIYEQVGTHANDAKWWTSNFDDYDMFMQAGSAGELGRRRGLEQVGFWRKLLDHPSYDAFWRDQAVDKLLAAQPLKVPVMLVHSLWDQEDIYGAIAVYKAIKPKDTENDKVFLVLGPWHHGQEIADGSTLGALRFNSDTALTFRREILRPFLDQYLKDGAPKAAVPPVMAFETGTNTWRRLPAWPAGCASGCTVRPTPLYLTAGLKLSFTAPGAGDATFDEYVSNPAKPVPFRARPIQPVGYDDKGLTWPKWLVDDQREASGRPDVVVFVSDVLSARVKISGQPIANLIASTSGTDSDWVVKVIDVYPDEVAGQPAMGGYQLMVSADIFRGRYRESLEMAKPIAPDQALLYRFALPTANHVFLPGHRIMVQVQSSWFPLYDRNPQTFVPSIFWAKPEDYRKAVQRIYHVPGQASFIELPLVATP from the coding sequence ATGAAGACGATTGACCGCGTTCGCACGCTGATCTTGCTCGCGCCGGTGCTGGGCGCCCTGTTGTTGTTCGTCGAACCGTCGGCGGCCCAGAGCGCCCCGCCGCCTCCCGCATACCCTGCCTTGCCGAGCGAAACGCCGACCAAGCTCGTGCCCGCGACCGATAGCTTCGACTACATCCGGCGCGACGTGATGATCCCCATGCGCGACGGAGTGAAGCTGCACACCGTCATCCTTGTGCCCAAGGGCGCCAAAGGCGCGCCCATCCTCCTTACGCGCACGCCCTACAACGCCACCGAACTCACCAGCCACTCCCCAAGCGCACACCTCGGCCCGATCCTGAACGGCTACGACAATGCCACCGACGTCATCGTCGAGGGCGGTTACATCCGCGTGGTTCAGGACGTGCGCGGCAAGTACGGCTCCGAGGGCGACTATGTGATGAACCGCCCCCTGCACGGGCCGCAGAACCCGACGCCGGTCGATCACGCCACCGACACCTACGACACCATCGACTGGCTGGTGAAAAACATCCCAGAAAGCAACGGCAAAGTCGGCATTCTCGGCATCTCCTATGACGGTTTTTTGCCCCTGATGGCGCTGGTGAATCCCCATCCGGCGCTCAAAGTGGCGGTGCCGATGAACCCCATGGTCGATGGCTGGATGGGCGATGACTGGTTCCATTACGGCGCCTTCCGCCAGCAGAACATGCCCTACATTTACGAGCAGGTGGGGACGCACGCGAATGACGCCAAGTGGTGGACGAGCAACTTTGACGACTATGACATGTTCATGCAGGCGGGATCAGCAGGGGAACTCGGGCGGCGCCGCGGGCTCGAACAGGTCGGCTTCTGGCGGAAGCTTCTCGATCATCCCAGCTACGACGCCTTCTGGCGCGACCAGGCGGTGGACAAACTACTGGCGGCCCAACCGCTGAAAGTGCCGGTGATGCTGGTACACAGCCTCTGGGACCAGGAGGACATCTACGGAGCCATCGCCGTCTACAAGGCAATCAAGCCGAAGGACACAGAGAACGACAAGGTATTTCTGGTCCTGGGTCCCTGGCATCACGGCCAGGAGATCGCGGACGGCAGCACGCTCGGCGCCCTCAGATTCAACAGCGATACCGCGCTCACCTTCCGCAGAGAGATCTTGCGTCCGTTTCTGGACCAATACCTCAAGGACGGCGCGCCCAAAGCCGCCGTCCCGCCCGTCATGGCGTTTGAAACTGGGACGAACACATGGCGGCGCCTGCCCGCCTGGCCAGCCGGCTGCGCGAGCGGCTGCACCGTTCGACCCACGCCGCTCTATCTCACCGCGGGTCTGAAGTTGAGCTTTACCGCGCCGGGTGCTGGCGATGCGACGTTCGACGAGTATGTGTCCAACCCCGCCAAGCCCGTGCCCTTCCGCGCCAGGCCCATTCAACCCGTCGGCTACGACGACAAGGGCCTCACCTGGCCCAAGTGGCTCGTGGACGATCAGCGGGAAGCGTCCGGCCGCCCGGATGTCGTCGTGTTTGTCTCTGACGTATTGAGCGCACGGGTGAAGATCAGCGGACAGCCAATCGCGAATCTGATCGCGTCCACCAGCGGCACGGACTCCGACTGGGTGGTCAAGGTGATCGACGTCTACCCCGACGAGGTCGCAGGCCAGCCGGCCATGGGCGGATATCAATTGATGGTTTCCGCCGACATCTTCCGCGGCCGCTATCGCGAGAGCCTGGAGATGGCCAAACCCATCGCGCCCGACCAGGCCCTGCTCTACCGCTTCGCCCTGCCCACGGCGAACCACGTCTTCCTGCCCGGCCACCGGATCATGGTTCAGGTGCAGTCGAGCTGGTTCCCGCTCTACGACCGCAATCCACAGACTTTCGTGCCCAGCATCTTCTGGGCCAAGCCGGAGGATTACCGAAAGGCCGTGCAGCGGATCTACCACGTGCCCGGCCAGGCGAGCTTCATCGAACTGCCTCTAGTGGCGACGCCTTGA